A single Anatilimnocola floriformis DNA region contains:
- the fusA gene encoding elongation factor G, with the protein MDLTKVRNFGISAHIDSGKTTLSERILFYSGRIHKIEEVKGGGDGATMDHMELEKERGITITSAATHLEWNDPAFPGDESHMHVMNLIDTPGHVDFTIEVERSLRVLDGAVLVLCAVGGVQSQSMTVDRQMKRYHVPRIAFINKMDRTGARPLSILDDLKTKLNANPVLIQYPMGGGDDFAGVIDMITQKAYFFDGNKGEVVREEPIPAEYEAPVKEWRHKMLEALAMYSDELMEILLSEQEPTIQLVYDVIKKATQQQGMTPVMIGSAYKNKGVQLLLDAIVRYLPSPLERELTAKKWDNPAETMELKPDPKAPFVGMAFKIVEDPFGQLTFLRIYQGSIKKGEFYYNQRTQKKDRFSQIVKMHANKREVVDGAEAGDIVAITGIDCASGDTYASENKYCSLESMFVPEPVIKVAVTPTSRADSDKMGKALQRFRKEDPTFRVFNDEETSETIIAGMGELHLDIYVERIRREYKVELEVGAPKVSYRESPTKKYEYNYKHKKQTGGSGQYGHVVGYFEPLEADSTENFVFEWKVTGGRIPGEFENSIEKGFRALLNKGPLAEYPIVGLKVVVTDGSYHDVDSSDRAFQICAQDCLRTHFIDTKPAILEPIMKVEIECPDNYQGDVTGDVNRRRGIIMNSDTREGVCQIIAEVPLSEVFGYATDIRSMTKGQGTFTMELSKYAKAPSNVQEEIIAEKKKQSKQLVGAK; encoded by the coding sequence ATGGATCTCACAAAAGTTCGCAACTTCGGTATTTCGGCTCACATCGACTCGGGTAAGACGACCCTCAGCGAGCGGATCCTGTTCTACTCTGGCCGCATCCATAAGATCGAAGAGGTCAAGGGTGGCGGCGACGGCGCGACCATGGATCACATGGAACTCGAAAAGGAACGCGGCATCACCATCACCAGCGCGGCAACGCACTTGGAATGGAACGACCCCGCGTTTCCTGGCGATGAGAGCCACATGCACGTCATGAACCTCATCGACACCCCCGGGCACGTGGACTTCACCATTGAAGTCGAACGTTCGCTCCGCGTGCTCGATGGCGCCGTGCTCGTGCTGTGCGCGGTCGGCGGAGTGCAATCGCAATCGATGACGGTCGATCGCCAGATGAAGCGGTACCACGTTCCCCGCATCGCGTTCATCAACAAGATGGACCGCACCGGTGCTCGTCCGCTCTCGATCCTCGACGATCTGAAGACCAAGCTGAACGCCAATCCAGTGCTCATTCAATATCCGATGGGCGGCGGCGACGACTTCGCCGGCGTCATCGATATGATTACGCAAAAGGCCTACTTTTTTGACGGCAACAAGGGCGAAGTCGTTCGCGAGGAGCCAATCCCCGCCGAATACGAAGCTCCCGTCAAGGAATGGCGGCACAAAATGCTCGAAGCGCTGGCCATGTACAGCGACGAACTGATGGAAATCCTGCTCAGCGAGCAAGAACCAACCATTCAGTTGGTCTACGACGTGATCAAGAAGGCGACCCAACAGCAGGGCATGACCCCGGTCATGATTGGCTCGGCTTATAAGAACAAGGGCGTGCAGTTGCTGCTCGACGCCATCGTTCGCTACTTGCCTTCCCCGCTCGAACGCGAGCTGACGGCCAAGAAGTGGGACAATCCGGCCGAGACCATGGAACTGAAGCCCGATCCGAAGGCCCCCTTCGTCGGCATGGCGTTCAAGATCGTCGAAGATCCCTTCGGTCAGTTGACCTTCTTGCGAATCTATCAAGGTTCGATCAAGAAGGGCGAGTTTTACTACAACCAACGTACGCAGAAGAAAGACCGCTTCAGCCAAATCGTCAAGATGCACGCTAACAAGCGTGAAGTTGTCGACGGAGCCGAGGCGGGCGATATCGTCGCGATCACAGGCATCGACTGTGCGAGTGGTGATACCTATGCGTCGGAGAACAAGTATTGCTCGCTGGAAAGCATGTTCGTCCCCGAGCCGGTGATCAAGGTCGCCGTCACGCCGACGAGCCGTGCGGACTCCGACAAGATGGGTAAGGCTTTGCAACGCTTCCGCAAGGAAGACCCGACCTTCCGCGTCTTCAACGACGAGGAAACCAGCGAGACGATCATCGCGGGCATGGGTGAGTTGCACCTCGATATTTACGTCGAACGCATTCGTCGTGAATACAAGGTCGAGCTCGAAGTCGGTGCGCCGAAGGTGAGCTATCGCGAATCGCCAACCAAGAAGTATGAGTACAACTACAAGCACAAGAAGCAAACCGGTGGTTCGGGCCAATACGGTCACGTCGTCGGTTACTTCGAACCGCTCGAAGCTGACTCGACCGAAAACTTCGTCTTCGAATGGAAAGTGACCGGCGGTCGCATTCCAGGCGAATTCGAAAACTCGATCGAAAAGGGTTTCCGCGCGCTCCTCAACAAAGGCCCGCTCGCGGAATATCCGATCGTCGGTCTCAAGGTTGTCGTGACGGATGGTTCGTACCACGACGTCGACTCGTCGGATCGTGCCTTCCAGATTTGTGCTCAAGACTGCTTGCGGACGCACTTCATCGATACGAAGCCGGCCATTCTCGAACCGATCATGAAGGTCGAAATCGAGTGCCCGGACAACTATCAGGGTGACGTCACCGGCGACGTGAACCGTCGCCGCGGCATCATCATGAACAGCGACACCCGCGAAGGTGTCTGCCAGATCATCGCTGAAGTGCCACTGAGCGAAGTCTTCGGTTATGCAACGGACATCCGCAGCATGACCAAGGGCCAAGGCACCTTCACGATGGAACTTTCGAAGTACGCCAAGGCTCCGAGCAACGTTCAGGAAGAAATCATCGCCGAGAAGAAGAAGCAATCGAAGCAACTCGTCGGCGCGAAGTAG
- the queG gene encoding tRNA epoxyqueuosine(34) reductase QueG, with amino-acid sequence MNPSLVAADLKARAAELGFALAGVCPARDAAGYPKLQEWLASGYAGQMHYLSNRAEAYRHPRSVLESVRSVLMLAMPYRTEEPKECQPGEGRISRYAWGPGDYHDVIHDKLHALADWLRAEVSGAECRGVVDSAPLLEREFAVAAGLGWIGKNTLLLNKPAGSYFFLAALLTNLDLPADAPFATDHCGTCRACLDACPTQAFPQPYVLDATKCISYLTIELREAIPEELRPGLGDWLFGCDVCQDVCPWNHRAPLSGELSFQPRDDENPVDLIALFELDDAGFKARFRHSPLWRSKRRGILRNAAIVLGNQQHEAAIPALIRGLNDNEPLIRGASAWALGKIGGDAARTALQARIVVEPHLEVKGEIEIAIGNAS; translated from the coding sequence TTGAACCCGTCCTTAGTCGCTGCCGATTTGAAAGCCCGCGCCGCCGAGCTCGGCTTCGCGCTGGCCGGCGTTTGCCCGGCCAGGGACGCGGCGGGCTATCCGAAGCTGCAGGAATGGCTGGCTAGTGGTTACGCCGGGCAGATGCACTATCTGAGCAACCGCGCCGAAGCCTATCGGCATCCGCGAAGTGTGCTCGAGTCGGTTCGCAGCGTGCTGATGCTCGCGATGCCGTATCGGACGGAGGAGCCAAAGGAATGCCAACCCGGTGAAGGACGCATTTCTCGTTATGCGTGGGGGCCCGGCGACTATCACGATGTGATTCACGACAAGTTGCACGCCTTGGCCGATTGGTTGCGAGCGGAGGTTTCCGGCGCTGAGTGCCGCGGCGTGGTCGATAGCGCGCCGTTGCTCGAACGGGAATTTGCCGTCGCCGCTGGTCTCGGCTGGATTGGTAAGAACACGCTGCTGCTGAACAAGCCGGCCGGCAGCTATTTCTTTCTCGCAGCCCTGCTGACGAATCTCGACCTTCCCGCCGACGCGCCGTTCGCGACCGATCACTGCGGCACATGTCGGGCTTGTCTCGATGCCTGTCCGACGCAGGCCTTTCCGCAGCCTTACGTGCTCGATGCGACGAAGTGCATCAGCTATCTGACCATCGAACTGCGGGAAGCAATTCCAGAAGAGTTGCGACCCGGCCTCGGCGATTGGCTCTTCGGCTGCGATGTTTGCCAGGATGTCTGCCCCTGGAATCACCGCGCGCCGTTGTCCGGCGAACTTTCTTTCCAGCCGCGCGACGATGAAAACCCGGTCGATCTCATCGCCCTGTTCGAACTAGACGATGCCGGTTTCAAAGCCCGCTTCCGCCACTCCCCGCTCTGGCGATCGAAACGCCGCGGCATCCTTCGCAACGCGGCGATTGTGCTCGGGAATCAGCAGCATGAAGCGGCTATTCCGGCGCTTATCCGCGGCTTGAATGACAACGAACCACTGATCCGCGGCGCGTCTGCCTGGGCGCTTGGGAAAATCGGAGGTGACGCCGCGAGAACCGCTCTGCAAGCAAGGATCGTCGTGGAGCCTCATTTGGAAGTTAAGGGTGAGATTGAAATCGCCATCGGGAATGCTTCTTAG
- a CDS encoding DUF1501 domain-containing protein, with protein MHPFIQSARRKFLTSSASGLGLVALSSLLQREGLLAGEASANPLTPKQPHHPAKAKACIFILPEGAPSHIDLFDPKPKLQEQHGQQLPPSLTEKVRFAFLKKETAVLWGSKRKFTKHGQCGMELSDYLPHLGKCADDIALVRSMHTDAFNHHPAQLMLMSGVPRFGRPSMGSWLTYGLGSESENLPGYVVLTAGRGGSGGVSNWSSGFLPSTYQGVLFRDKGDPVLNLGNPPGVTREMQERSLGSLGRLNRRHLQEVHDPEIESRIASYELAFRMQSAAPELVDLSQETQATLDRYGCDRPEPAKNSYRGGGPNVYKQFARNCLLARRLVERGVRFVTLVHASWDHHSNLDEELAHNTGMADQPLAALVQDLKERGLLDSTMVIFAGEFGRTPLAENRGGKLPDKVGRDHHPSAFSLWMAGGGIKPGLTYGATDELGWSVTENPVHVNDFHATILHQFGFDHRQLALPFKGLNVRLTDQGGKVVRDVLS; from the coding sequence ATGCACCCTTTCATTCAATCCGCTCGCCGCAAATTCCTTACCTCGAGTGCGTCAGGGCTCGGCCTCGTGGCGTTGTCGTCGCTGTTGCAACGCGAAGGCCTCTTGGCGGGTGAAGCTTCCGCCAATCCACTTACGCCGAAGCAACCGCATCATCCAGCCAAGGCCAAGGCCTGCATTTTTATTCTGCCCGAAGGCGCGCCGAGCCACATCGATCTCTTCGATCCCAAGCCGAAGTTGCAGGAGCAGCACGGCCAGCAGTTGCCACCGTCGCTCACCGAAAAAGTTCGCTTCGCGTTTCTGAAAAAAGAGACTGCCGTTCTGTGGGGGAGCAAGCGGAAGTTCACGAAGCATGGTCAGTGCGGCATGGAGCTCTCGGATTATCTGCCGCATCTCGGCAAGTGTGCCGACGACATCGCACTTGTCCGTTCGATGCACACCGATGCGTTCAATCACCACCCGGCCCAGCTGATGCTGATGAGCGGTGTGCCGCGGTTCGGCAGGCCGAGCATGGGATCGTGGCTGACGTATGGTCTCGGCAGCGAATCGGAAAATCTGCCTGGATATGTCGTGCTGACTGCGGGCCGCGGCGGCAGTGGTGGCGTGTCGAACTGGTCGAGCGGTTTTCTGCCGTCGACTTATCAGGGCGTGTTGTTTCGCGACAAGGGTGACCCCGTATTGAATCTCGGCAATCCACCAGGAGTGACTCGCGAGATGCAGGAGCGGAGCCTCGGTTCGCTCGGCAGGTTGAATCGGCGTCACTTGCAGGAAGTGCATGACCCAGAGATTGAAAGTCGCATCGCCAGTTATGAGCTCGCCTTTCGCATGCAGTCGGCGGCGCCGGAACTGGTCGATCTGTCGCAGGAGACGCAAGCCACGCTCGATCGCTACGGCTGCGATCGCCCCGAGCCGGCGAAGAACAGCTATCGCGGCGGCGGGCCCAATGTGTACAAGCAATTCGCGCGGAACTGCCTTTTAGCCCGGCGGCTCGTCGAGCGCGGAGTGCGGTTCGTCACCCTCGTGCATGCCTCGTGGGATCATCACAGCAATCTCGACGAAGAGCTCGCTCACAACACCGGTATGGCCGATCAGCCGCTGGCGGCGCTCGTGCAGGATTTGAAAGAGCGCGGCCTGCTCGACAGCACGATGGTGATTTTCGCTGGCGAGTTCGGGCGCACGCCGCTCGCCGAGAATCGTGGCGGCAAACTTCCCGACAAAGTCGGCCGCGATCATCATCCCAGCGCCTTCAGCCTGTGGATGGCCGGCGGCGGCATCAAGCCGGGGCTCACCTACGGCGCGACGGACGAGCTCGGCTGGTCGGTGACGGAAAATCCCGTTCACGTCAACGATTTTCACGCTACCATCCTGCACCAGTTCGGCTTCGACCACCGCCAGCTTGCCTTGCCTTTCAAAGGACTGAATGTGCGGCTGACCGATCAGGGTGGGAAGGTTGTGCGGGATGTGCTTTCGTAA